In one Diabrotica virgifera virgifera chromosome 5, PGI_DIABVI_V3a genomic region, the following are encoded:
- the LOC114343279 gene encoding septin-7 — translation MSANNVNAQVPTTQATATIKSRPNIMPSSYMYTSSSALLNRSSENKPTPPPTLPKYTSSFNAGSSLNRDRDKDSVGGSYRLSSLDRVAMRQKFMDQQNNTTVTTTTTNGSPQTNGNGDAVSAATLQTKREMFFTSTENNSHSITSSLTKDSNRLNKTPSLEKPIDTSLKTLSPDSNRDDTSKESTPEIIKERPKPKELDGYVGFANLPNQVYRKAVKKGFEFTLMVVGESGLGKSTLINSMFLTDIYNSSDYPGPTQRLKKTVAVETTKVLLKENGVNLLLTVVDTPGFGDAVDNSNCWTPIIEFIESKYEDYLNSEARVTRKSMPDQRVHCCLYFIQPSGHGLKSLDIEFMKRLCDKVNIIPVIAKADTLTADECALFKKQILNEIAQNKIKIYEFPDTCEEDEEHKLNKSLKDRVPFAVVGANAVLEVDGKKLRGRKYPWGIAEVENLEHCDFIALRNMVIRTHLQDLKDVTNNVHYENYRCCKLAGLGVDGKPSRISNKNPLAQMDEEKREHDLKMKKMEAEMEQVFEMKVREKKQKLKDSETELTRRHEATKKTLEMQAKELEEKRRQFEAEKEAWEKENQVTIEDLRRRSLEGSRETVDGKKEKKKKGLF, via the coding sequence ATGAGTGCCAATAATGTGAATGCTCAAGTCCCTACCACTCAAGCGACCGCCACAATCAAATCTAGACCAAACATAATGCCTAGCAGTTACATGTACACATCCAGTAGTGCTCTTTTGAACCGCAGTTCCGAAAACAAACCGACTCCTCCACCTACGCTTCCGAAATACACCTCGAGTTTTAATGCAGGCAGTAGTTTAAATAGAGACAGAGACAAGGACAGTGTTGGTGGTTCCTACAGGCTTTCTAGTCTCGATCGTGTCGCCATGAGACAAAAGTTTATGGACCAGCAGAACAACACAACAGTCACCACCACTACAACCAATGGCTCACCCCAAACCAACGGAAATGGTGACGCTGTATCAGCTGCTACCCTTCAAACTAAACGTGAAATGTTCTTCACTTCAACTGAAAACAACTCTCATTCCATTACAAGCTCTCTAACAAAAGATTCAAATAGACTGAACAAGACTCCTTCATTGGAAAAGCCTATAGACACATCTTTAAAAACATTATCACCTGATTCCAATAGAGATGATACCAGCAAAGAATCCACCCCAGAAATTATCAAAGAACGTCCAAAGCCTAAGGAATTAGATGGGTACGTAGGATTTGCTAATCTTCCTAATCAAGTATATCGAAAAGCCGTCAAAAAAGGATTTGAGTTTACTTTGATGGTCGTTGGTGAATCAGGTCTCGGAAAATCAACATTAATCAACTCAATGTTTTTAACCGACATCTATAATTCATCAGATTATCCAGGACCTACTCAAAGACTTAAAAAAACAGTGGCTGTCGAAACAACAAAAGTGCTATTAAAAGAAAATGGTGTAAATCTGTTGCTTACGGTAGTGGACACTCCAGGATTTGGTGACGCTGTGGACAACAGTAATTGTTGGACACCTATAATTGAATTTATAGAAAGTAAATACGAAGATTATTTAAACTCCGAAGCTAGGGTTACCAGAAAATCCATGCCAGATCAACGTGTTCATTGCTGCTTGTACTTTATTCAACCCTCGGGCCATGGATTAAAATCTCTAGACATAGAATTCATGAAAAGACTGTGTGATAAAGTTAACATAATTCCAGTTATAGCCAAAGCAGATACGTTAACAGCCGATGAGTGTGCTCTcttcaaaaaacaaattttaaacgagattgctcagaataaaattaaaatatacgaATTCCCAGACACTTGTGAGGAAGACGAAGAACATAAACTAAACAAATCGCTCAAAGATAGAGTGCCATTTGCAGTAGTAGGAGCAAATGCTGTATTAGAAGTAGACGGCAAGAAACTTAGAGGACGTAAGTACCCCTGGGGTATCGCAGAAGTAGAAAATTTAGAACACTGTGATTTCATAGCTTTGAGAAACATGGTTATACGCACACATCTTCAAGACCTCAAAGATGTCACCAATAATGTCCACTACGAGAATTATAGATGTTGTAAATTAGCAGGCCTAGGTGTAGATGGTAAACCATCGAGAATATCAAATAAAAATCCATTGGCTCAAATGGATGAAGAAAAACGAGAGCATgatctaaaaatgaaaaagatggaGGCTGAGATGGAACAAGTGTTTGAGATGAAAGTTCGTGAAAAGAAACAAAAGTTAAAAGATAGCGAGACAGAGTTAACGAGAAGGCATGAAGCCACCAAAAAGACTCTAGAAATGCAAGCAAAAGAATTAGAAGAGAAACGTCGCCAGTTCGAAGCCGAAAAAGAAGCCTGGGAGAAAGAAAATCAAGTTACCATAGAAGACTTGAGAAGGCGTTCTCTAGAAGGAAGTAGAGAGACTGTCGATGGTAAGAAGGAGAAGAAAAAGAAAGGACTTTTTTAA